Proteins encoded by one window of Herpetosiphonaceae bacterium:
- a CDS encoding DUF507 family protein, whose amino-acid sequence MKLSEARIDKLSEEIVDVLAEQDDVRLQADDVKLRHAIRDEMIDELTVEERLDAEVRKILEQYRSDITMGRMNYDELFRRVKQRLINERRIVL is encoded by the coding sequence ATGAAACTATCGGAAGCGCGAATCGATAAGCTGAGCGAGGAGATTGTGGATGTGCTGGCCGAGCAAGACGATGTGCGCTTGCAGGCCGACGACGTGAAGCTGCGTCATGCGATCCGCGATGAGATGATCGACGAGCTGACGGTGGAAGAGCGGCTGGACGCCGAGGTGCGCAAGATACTGGAGCAGTACCGTAGCGATATTACGATGGGCCGCATGAACTACGATGAGCTGTTTCGGCGCGTCAAGCAGCGGTTGATCAACGAGCGCCGCATTGTGCTGTAG